The genomic interval TAAAAAGAatagaaggggaaaaaaacgaatcgaagaGAGTGTGTATCAAGAGGAAGCAACTTAATTTACGCTTGCACCAGAGTATAGGTACGTGGATGCTGCAGGATCGTCGCTTCGTGGAAATATgtcatacgtacgtgtataaaccttatgtacgtacatgggcGAGTACATGTAAATGGGCGAGTACCACCGCTTCcgtttttatacgtatatactatgCTTGAAGGAGAATATCATGTGTTGTTACACTCGTGTaatttggctttttttttctccttcatccCCCGCACGTttacgtacacgcgttatTGTTACAATATTGATGCGTTTTACTCCGGAAAATtgcgtacgtgtattataagAAATGACAAGGTGTATATGTACTCCGGCAttatgcgaaagaaaaaaaaaaaaaaaattggatcgcGTGTACGCCCGAGATggagaaatataaaaactgTGCTCATACACTGCATTTTACCTACGCGAAggtttttgcgaaaaaatattttccacgcGCTTTGAAAGGATCATAAATTTGAATGAAGATGTTCATATCGTAACAACAATCGCGATTGCGTTTCATGTGTAAATACGCACATGGCGAAATGTCGGTACGGGGTTGATTATGTCACGGTACCAATGCGATGCACATAATGGCGCAGCCCCGATTTGTATAATAAATGGCTGATTATTAACGGAGAATTAATGATCCATCGTCacaataacgacgatattTCAACGATGAAACTGAGCGCAGGCGTTGCGATTTTATAATCATTCACGTAACGGAacgaattattgaataattgaaattaacagaaaaatattcacttACAGGGGGTTGTTCCGCGTTCGGTCATTCCTGCTTCGGGGGTCACGGTAAAAGATCCGAGCCCTCTACTCGTGCCGAAGAAAGCCTgcaagatgttgaaaatttgagtCAGGATATTCAGGATTACGACACACCGCGAGGAGGTGAGGAAGTATTGATAGCGGACGGTGGTCAGATTTATCAGGACCGTCCAATGCCACGTTTCCACCGACTCCAGGCACTGAGCcctcaacaacaacaacatcccGCTCACAATTTGTCACCATTCATCAGACAATGGGTGAGCGAATCGTCATCGATTTCCTAATTATTCCTACCAATTGTTTGATGcgttttttatatatattcttttctttcgtctgATTTCAGTTAGCTTCCTACCGTCGCGCGAATCCCGTCGATTTCGGTACGATGTAAGATATCCCACGATATAAAAATTGTGTCTCCGAAATCGAGTGAAATATATGTTACATAAAATTGTACGACTTATGATATAGATttacaagaagaagaaaaaaaaaaaaaaatgtatgataAGTTGATGAATAACTTGCACTAATTAtttgttataatattataaatacgaATGCCCTATAATATACGCTTGTGCACACTTGTCGTATTCTAggtttccttttctcttatctttttcatttactagCAATTATTTTCCCCCAAGTTCAATGCCGCTTCTTCATTGCGGCGAATAACATATCTTGTACGTTTCTCTTATGGGAACCGAAGTCAGAATAATATTGtacttataaataatattcagaAGCTGGCTGACTACTGTGCCCGTAACGGTGCATTAAAATTGCCATCGAAACGTaagatttttcaacttttctttcaactcttttacttttcaatatttctgttATCAGCCCGATTAATTGCAGGTAATGGTgggttgatttttcaaagttccatAAAATTCAATACGTAGATATCGCTCGATTGGTGATAAATATGTGTATCGAAAAAGAATATCATTAAGAATATCCACTTGATAAAGATTAGCAACagtcatttgaaaaaactctGTTATCTGAGCATGATGATAAAATGTTGGTTGAATCCACTTAGAAATACAAGATGATCGTTATACGTGCAGTATTGTGAGAGATAAATATTACAGTTCATTTCAATGatcatacatttatttatcaaattttattagATACGAGTGTAAGACGAAAAGAGAGGGAAGCTGAGCACGGTGAAATTAATATTGTAACAGTTGCCATCTCATTGTATGTGGatatgtgaaagaaaaaaaaaaaaaaaaaaaaattctacaaagatttgaataaatatcaaaaaatgtttaactAATGCAGTTGGAGAAAGAACTTGATAATTTTACCATGTGGTtgtaatatgcatatatattctAAATACTTGTAACTGGATGAATAATATGTGTGTATGCATACGAAACACACATATATGCGTGTAAGCTCCGAGTATGTATTTATGATCTTACGCAATACGATTGAACGTAACTATGTAAGAAATGAgaatacgtacggtacgtaatatatgtatagtttaaTAGACAAAACTGTTATCAATAAAGCACCATGTAGATGAACGATTCTAAATACTTCGTGTATCGATAAAATACGAGTCATCCACGAGTGCTATCTGTCGATTAcgtcgcaaaaatttttcaaaaccaatCTCGGTAACGCTGCGGATTGAGAATATCGCCGAGTCATCGGCTCGCGGGAGCTCTACAGATGATGTACCATGCTTTCGGTATTCGAATGGCTTATATAATCAGAAACGGTCAACATTGAATCACAATCTAGCAAACGCTTCCGTCGTGACCTGTCAAACATCGATAACCATGTCGCGTAACGCGTTAATTTTTAACGTcgcaatcatttttattttaatttgtgTATTGGATACCGGTAACAGTGCGAGGATATTAACTATAATCCCTACGGCTTCTATAAGTCATCAAGTTGTACCTCGCGCGTTAATGTTGGAATTGAACAAACGGGGTCACGAACTCGTTGTAATTACCACCGATCCTGTGAATAATCCGAATTTGACGAATTACCATGAAATcagtgcgaaaaaaaattacgagctGATGGGTGagattgattttctttcattgcgGGAAATAAAATGGATGGACTTTGCTTGGCCATTCGTGGCTACGATCGTGCTCCAACAGTGTGACGAGATGTTCGCTATGCCCGAAGTGGCGAAAATGATGGCTCCCGACAGCAACGAACATTTTGATTTGATATTTATCGAGATGCTGTATTTCACTCCCCTTCTACCATTGGGAAAACGATTCAATGCTCCGGTTATAGGTGAGTCCGAACGGAGAGGGttctatgaaatttttatagagAACTGCGACGATGTGATTTGTGATGTTTTTCGAAGGTATCACGTCCCTAACATTACCACTCGTTAGTCAATACGCGATCGGTAATCCGATAGCTACATCGCATCCGTCTATTTGGGAACTTCAAAACGGGGATTACGAACTACAACCGCCGTTTTGGAAACGATTGAAGAACTTCTTCCACGTCGGCAATTATTTCTACCATTATTTCAACCACATACTGCCCCTGCACCAGGAAGCTGCGAAGAGATATTTTGGAGATGACGTTCCCGATTTGTCGGAACTTGCTAAGAATGTCAGTTTGATTTTCGTCAACGAATTGTTACCAATTTCGTTCGTCAAGGCGAACGTGCCCAAGATGATTGAAATCGGTGGATTCCACGTTCAGCCGAATTCCCAAAAATTATCGAAGGTACGACGAATCAAGttccaaaaaaatatcacacgaAATACTCGCGATCGTTGCGACGAATATGTTA from Athalia rosae chromosome 6, iyAthRosa1.1, whole genome shotgun sequence carries:
- the LOC105688674 gene encoding neuropeptide CCHamide-2, which codes for MMKTANKSFGTFLRSFVCATFLVAICLSTEASAKRGCSAFGHSCFGGHGKRSEPSTRAEESLQDVENLSQDIQDYDTPRGGEEVLIADGGQIYQDRPMPRFHRLQALSPQQQQHPAHNLSPFIRQWLASYRRANPVDFGTM